The Hemitrygon akajei unplaced genomic scaffold, sHemAka1.3 Scf000061, whole genome shotgun sequence genome contains a region encoding:
- the LOC140721779 gene encoding uncharacterized protein, with protein MGFTDSSTLQRHQRVHTGEKLFICSECGKGFTQSSNLQRHHRVHTGERPFTCSECGKGFTDSSTLQSHQRVHTGEKLFICSVCGKGFTRSSTLLVHQRVHTGEKPFTCSECGKRFTDSSTLQKHQRVHTGEKPFTCSECGKGFTQSSHLLEHQSVHTGEKPFTCSECGKRFAHSSNLHSHQRIHTGERPFTCSECGKGFTRSSQLLAHQQVHTGKWPFTCSECGKGFTESSTLLVHQRVHTGEKPFTCSVCGKRFTRSSNLQRHQQVHTREKPFTCSVGGKGFTQSSQILEHKSVHSGE; from the coding sequence atgggattcactgactcttccaccctacagagacatcagcgagttcacactggggagaagctgttcatctgctcagagtgtgggaagggattcactcagtcatccaatctacagagacatcatcgagttcacactggtgagaggccattcacctgctcagagtgtgggaaaggattcactgactcttccaccctacagagtcaccagcgagttcacactggggagaagcttttcatctgctcagtctgtgggaagggattcactcggtcatccaccctactggtacatcagcgagttcacactggagagaaaccgttcacctgctcagaatgtgggaagagattcactgattcatccaccctacagaagcatcagcgagttcacactggggagaagccgttcacctgctcagaatgtgggaagggattcactcagtcatcccacctactggaacaccagtcagttcacactggggagaagccgttcacctgctcagaatgtgggaagagattcgctcactcatccaacctacatagtcatcagcgaattcacactggagagaggccattcacctgctcagagtgtgggaagggattcactcggtcatctcaactactggcacaccagcaagttcacactgggaagtggcctttcacctgctcagaatgtgggaaaggattcactgagtcatccaccttactggtacatcagcgagttcacactggggagaagccgttcacctgctccgtctgtgggaagagattcactcggtcatccaacctacagagacatcagcaagttcacactagggagaagccgttcacctgctcagtcggtgggaaaggattcactcagtcatcccaaatactggaacacaagtcagttcatagtggggagtga